The sequence tctagcagcatgtagcttctcagagacatccaaaaggagctgctttaaagccagactggttgggatattggaggttgttctgtgagagatagacagacagttgattatagacaatgcgttcaagaatttttgaaagaaatgagagaagtgataccagtctgtagttactgacgtctgatggatccagagcaggtttctttaggatgggaataacccttgctctcttgaccagatgctatggatctattgacgatagtggaaatgaagggcaaatggtcttgcgagatggtctggagcatagtggtagggagtggatccaatgggcaggtggtaggattgcaggactggatgagttgtaaaatctcttctgctgccacagttgagaaatgtgacaacgaaggtgtaggggaatgcatactctgagatgtaagtgcagtcggggctgaagtgaaggtccggcagatttcctcaatcttctcctggtagaaagaagcaaagtcttctgcagtcagggaggatgaagaaggtggagccggggggttaaGCAGAGaagatgttgtggaatttcctagggtcatgtgaggaagcttcaagcttttccttgtttCCTTGAGTTCGCGAGATGAAGCACATGTTCGCTTCTCGGCCTTTTGGCTAAGATCAAATGTAGTATTCCCGCTTCCGGTTGAGCGAACGCTGGCGTGTTTGTCTGCCACTGCTCTCtggtgtttttgtctgtctgttagtttgttttgttttgaattttttcccttagattttatttatttatttgtctctaTCTTTTGTGGTTATTGCATCGCACTTTGGAAGACGTTTGAGTCTCGCCGACACACGCTGGTTTGCGTGTTTTTGCCGCAGCTTACCCCTTCGCCTTTATGGATTAATTTATGCAATGGACATTGTGTCTTTTTACCTATGGTTTCTGTGGATTATATATTCTGGATGAACCATTTAATGACTAAGCTGTTAATTTAACGACTAATCTTTTTCTGTCCCTCACTGACCTTCCGCGAGCCTGATTCCCTCTTCTCCCCAATTTTGCAGCGTATCGGCCTGTTTGCAAGTTTTCTAATTTCTCTCTGGTCTGTTACCTGTTTTCTCTGACTTTGGGTTTTTAAAGGTCTGGGGCTTTCTTATCCGGTCTGCCTTATTCCTACCCAATAGGGTGCATTGGTGTGGTTTTCAGGCTAACGCGTTTTTCTAACATGGTCATGTAGTAGAGACAGAAAAGATGCATTGTTTATGGCTTATCGTTCTTTCCGTGCTGGTTGGTATAGAGCTGTTCTTTCAGCGTGTACGGCACAGCAACTTTGTTTCACACAAGTTTTTTTGTACAATGGTTTTTCGTTATTCGTCTGCTGAACTGTTACGGCTGAACTCATCTTTGCCATTACCAGAAAAAACTTACAATATCTGCTGCGGTTTGAGGATTGCCCGTCGTCGACGCTATGTTCATCGCGGCTCTCGTCGCAAATTTCATTCTGTCAGTCAGCGACGATTTTGTGCTGCTGACCAAATATCAGTTGTTTGGTCCCCTGTCCACCTCTCCCATGTTAGAATGGATGCTGGAGTTAACCTCTGTAACCTTGCATTTCTGGATCATTCAACAATCTTCCCACCAACTAGTCTCCTGTCAGACCGTCCTTGGCCTGTGGATCGTCCGGTTAAATTTGGGCTCTTAAATGTTAGGTCTGTGTCcaacaaaacattcattttaaatgacttctGCATCACTCATGACTTGGATTTTTtattcatgacagaaacatGGCTTAGTCCGGGTGATAATACAGCCCTAGTTGAACTTTCTCCTCCTGACTATTCATTCTATAACTCTCCTAGATCTGTGTGCCGTGGAGGTGGAATTGCAACTATTTTCAAGAATTGTTTTAAGTGTAAGTGGTTACCTGATGAAAACTTTCAAAGTTTTGAGGTGCAACTGTTTATGGTTAATTTTCCCACTTCACTGCTCTGTGCCCTGGTCTACAGACCTTCAAAATAAAGGACTTTATTCAAGAATTTTCGGACTTATTGGCTTCCTTAGTGTCACGCTCTGATAGTCTCTTAATTTTGGGTGACTAACATTCATGTCTGCTGTCATTCAAAGCCTCTGGTCAAAGAGTTTTTATCTCTTATGGACTCTTTTaatctctcactttctgtcacTGGCCCTACACATCAGAAAGGTCACACTTTGGATCTAGTGTTGTCTCGTGGTTTTCTTGTGAATCATGTTGAACTATGTGCTGCTGTTATTTCAGATCATTGTCCAATTATTTTTGACTCTGTATTGCCATGCTCTCTACTTAAAACCTATCACTCTTCTCGTTACTCCAGATGTTTTAATTCTTCTACTGCTAAGTCTTTTAATGATGTATATTTATCTACCCATTTTCCAACTATTGTGGATGATCTATCTACTGGTGTCCATCCTGATGAATTAGTTGAAATTTTTAATACTACCTGCAACTCCACCCTGGCCTCAGTTGCCCCCCTAAGGTTTCAGAGATCTAATGTGAAAAGGAAGGTACAGCCATGTACCTTCAGGGACCTATTTGTGCTATTAGACAAGAGTGTAGGCGTGCTGAGCGTAgttggaagaaagaaaaacttcAGGTTTCATACTAAATCTTCAGAGAATGTCTTAAAAAATATCAGAGTGCTGTTAAGGAGGCACAGAGGAAATACATGTCAGATCTAATTGCTCAAAATGCAAATAAGCCAAAGATACTTTTTAAGACAATCAATGTCCTTTTAAATCCTGTTCCTAGTGAATCACTAGAAATTTCCACTGACTTGTGTGAacagtttttaaatcattttgcaCAAAAAGTCGAGTGTATCAGGTCTAATATTCCATCTCAAAATTCTCTTCCTCTAGAAAGGATTTCGCAACGGAGCTCAATATCTAGTTTTCAACTCATGTCTCCTTCACAGCTTCATGAAATAGTTCTTAGTATGAAGCCCTCCTCTTGTCATTCTGATATTTTGCCTTCTCACATTTTTAAAGAGGTTTTACCAGCTTTGGGTTCTGTTGTTACTGCTATTATTAATAGCCCCTTAACAAATGGAATTGTACCATCTTCTTTTAAGCATGCTATAGTCCAaccattgttaaaaaaacaccATCTTGATCAGTATGCGCTGGATAATTACAGACCTATATCAAAATTATCCTTCATCTCAAAAGTCTTGGAAAAAGTTGTGTATTTGCAGGTCTCCTCTTACCTAAGTACTTTTAACATCTTTGACACATTTCAGTCTGAGTTTAGAGAATTTCACAGTACTGAAACTGCCCTACTGAAGGTTACCaatgatattttattgtcacttgACTCTGGTTCTTGCTGTATTTTAATCATGCTTGATCTAAGTGCAGCTTTCGACACAATAGATCATGATATCCTTCTACAAAGACTTTATCAAGTAGCTGGTTTTCAGGGATCTGTGCTGTACTGGTTTGCGTCCTATCTCAAGGACAGATCTTTTTCTGTGAATTTGGGAAATTGTTTTTCATCTAGGGCTCAAATCTCCTATGGTGTTCCTCAGGGCTCTATCTTGGGtcctttgcttttatcattgtATATACACTTGGTTATATTTTTCAGAAACACAATTTATCATATCATCTTTATGCTGACGATACTCAATTCTATTTTCCTGTTAAAAACAATAACTGCTCTATGTCCACTCTGTTTGATTGTCTTCAGAACATTAAGTGCTGGCTGGATTTGaattttttacagttaaataatgacaaaaccGAAATAATAGTTTTTGGTCCAACAACTGTGTCTTCTGGTCTTATAAAGCAGCTTGGCCCTTTGTCTGCATATGTACGTAATCATATTAGAAACcttggtgttgtttttgatcCTAAGCTGTCGTTTGATAAACAGATTAGCACTGTTGTGAAAAGCAGCTTTTTTCAACTAAGATCAATTGCTAAAATCAAGAAGATGCTTTCTATGAAGGACCTACAAACTGTAATTCATGCTTTTATAACCTTGAGAttggattactgtaactctATTTTGGCTTGCCTAAAATCACCTCTCGACCGTCTACAACTGGTACAAAATGCGGCAGCGAGATTACTGACTGGCACCAGAAAACGTGAGCACATTACCCCAGTACTTGCCTCATTACACTGGCTCCCGGTTAAGTTCCatattgattttaagattttactttatgtttttaaagctttacatgGTTGTGCTCCCCAGTATATTTGTGGCCTCCTCACTCCGTACCCTACCCCTAGATCATCTCGGTCCTCTAATCAATTCCTTCTCTCGGTACCTCgtgcacattttaaaactaagGGCGATCGGGCTTTTGCTACGGCAGCTCCAAAGTTGTAGAACAATCTCCCTTTTCATTTAAGATTTGCTACCACTGTCTCATTGTTTAAATCTGCTCTAAAAACCCACTTTTACTCTGTATGTTTTAACtctgtttgacttttttttttggggattgtgttttttatttttgcactgttCTTGGTTGTTTTTACTCGACgtacagcactttggctgcaacgactgttgtttttaaatgtgctttataaattaataaattaaactaaacttatgttatatatatatatatatatatatatatatatatatatatatatatatatatatatatatatatatatataaacataagcaTCTGTGATTTGGTGTGGCGGACGGCTGTATTTCTCGGGTATGcaatagcattttatttaagtgttttgtatcttttaaattgcatttatttaCTGTGCATGACCTTTTCTGTTAGGTTCCGTGGGATTTCTGCTGCATGTGCCGTTGAGGCTGCACACTGTTCCTGGGACAACGCTgctgttttgttctgtgttaAATTGCTTTGCTCCTCGCTAATTTGATTTCTGTTgtaattgtttatttctgttttcataTCTGTTCTTGATTCTATATCAATAGTTACCCTTTATCTCTGACACGTTACAGTGCTTTAAGGCCTACTTTGAGTTAGGAAGCCTTTCTGCTGAAGTCAGAGTGTGGTAactatttttttgtttccatttaATGGTTCTGTTTTTCTCCTGGGCTTTGTAAAATCttcattcttttgttttgtttatttggctTTCTTAGTTTGAGCATTGTCAGTTTTaacatatattgttttttttttttctgttttgtgtacTCTCTGCAGGAGCTGTAGGCCAAAAGGCCGAGAGGCCTGACTTTCCTTCACTTTTcaagtgtgtttctgtgccaCAAGCCATGTGGTTGATGTTGCAGCCCTCGGTGAGAATATTACACAAGAATTTGAAAGATAGAACTATTGTGAGTGGACAGTGTAGGTAGTTCCACATGTGAATGGATATTCAAAAATTTTCTTGGACAGCCAAACAGCAACAGATACTGTATTCTGTTAGGTTCTTCACCAATTTTCCACAGCCTGACTTGCAAGGACTTTACCTGCAGCAGCTAGCAATAATAGGCCATTACTCTCACCACAGTTAGATTTGTCAAGCTTGTTTTTGTAAGAAATTATAATGGCATCTgcaaaatgccagaaatgttaGGGGATAAACGGATATTCTCCTGAAAGATGAATTGGTAGATCATCCTGGTAAACCGTGTACAAATAGCTCCAGGGGACTTCTTAATTTTGAGGTAGATGATGACTGCTAACACCTCTTGTTGGTGGGCGGATGATAAGTTAATTATTGACTGATTAGGCCAAGAATAGAGAAATCAGTTGATGGTTGTTGGTTGAGGAAGGCTTCATAATGTTCAGTATAACTTGCCAAGATGCTTCTCTAAGTGCCATATATAGTCTTCATGGAATAGTGCAAAGTTTATCTGCTTGTTATTAGCTTTCTTAAGATGCTGTGGGGGGAACATTTTGATGCCAAGTTTGATCATTAACACATGGTGATCTGTCCAGCATTTTGCAACTGTTCAGATGAGGTCAATCATGTGCCAGTATTTAAATTGTGGTTGCATACCATTTGTGTTAACCTACCCAACACCATGTCCATGTCTACCACTCTATAAATATAATAGTAGAGTGAGCAATATTTAGGCCACTTTTTCTATTATCTTTGTCTACAGTGCAAACCCTAAATGTAGTTTTCCAAACTACAAATCATGTTTATAATGCTTTGGCAGTTTCCTAAATGTATGACACTAAatcagaaaacataaaaacaatctGTCTGCAAAAGTTCACTTTATTATACAGTTAAGATAAAGTTTTCAAAGGATACATGCTCTCAATGCTAATGTACAAAAGACATTTGTACAGATAGTAGtagtagaaataataataacgataaatatagctgcaagcagcgatggcgggccctcgcatgtttttttttttatcactataCGATGCCTctcagaaaacaatgcacggtggccaagtgcatcaagtgggtaaatatcagtggactaatttatgttgttactgacccatttggggactgtgggTAAATGAAACCTCACATTgtagacaaacgggggcgctaatgagccacttaagagacacatttgtctgacctttttgtttcaagttaatctaagaacgccaaaagccttaaatatgcctgaaataaaagtaaatttgacacgttgccatggcaacggtgtttgagatatcaaaaatccattcGCAATTTCGCATCTCTAATATCACTGCGTCATGGTGGCCAAGTCTGGTCTCAATTGCATGAACCCCCTAGGAagagcatttaaaagtttaccgcatgcagctgtcaaaaaatccacctttgtgactgacacacttcctggggcctgttggtggtgctatacacgggactcacaataagcacattgATGCGAtcggaaaaaaataaaaataaaataaacccgagcaaaaacaatagggcttcgcaccatcgcTGCTCGGGCCCtaaaaatatagctgcaagcagcgatggcagGCCCTCGCACGGTTTTTTATCGCTATATGGTTCCacacagaaaacaatgcacggtgggcaagtgcatgaagtgggtaaatatcagtggactattttatgtttttactgacccatttggggactgcaGGTAAATGAAACCTattgagccacttaagagacacacctttgtctaacctttttgtccacatttAACAGCCAAcaaatgtgatgtgtgtgtcaaatttcaagttaatctaagcatgccaaaagccttaaatatgtctgaaataaaagtaaactttgacacgatgccatggcaacagtgtttgagatatcaaaaatccgtttGCAATTTcacattagattcaatcgcatgaattccctaggaggagtatttaaaaatgcaaaaaatcctgtgaaaaaaatccacctttgtgaccgacacacttcctggggcctgttggtggcgctatacccgggactcacaataagcacatcgatgcgatcggaatccttggctgaacacacacaccgcgttttttttatcacaataagacattttttggcttagatagaagacacttcctgtttctctgaatgcgCCATAAATTAGATgtctcgccatggcagcaccgttcgagatatcaaaaatcccttcggaatttagtaagtgcaatgtctcggcatcatgttcaccacttttggtgtcaatctcatgaattccctaggaggactatttaaaagttcactaCATGCAActtttgtgactgacacacttcctggtgcctgttggtggcgctatgtccgagattcacaataagcacatcgatgcgatctgAATCCTTgcccgaacacacacaccgcgtgtcatcccaAAATTACATtgtttgctttagatattagacatttcctgtttctctgaattcgccataacttagtcacgccgccatggcagcaccgttcgagatatcaaaaatcccttcgcaatttagcaagtgcaatgtctcggcatcatgttcaccacgtttgatgtcaatcgcatgaattccctaggaggactacttaCAAGCTCCCCGCATGCAATTattgaaataattcaaaatggccgacttcctgttgggcggagctcatagtttagagcacgaaagttgttcgggtcgatgtacataattgcccgatctgtgcacaaatgtttgttttttcattaaagAGGGTGCTACAGAGCCTGTATTGTGTTCCctgtattccagcctttgcccgagcctagCGTCGtacgactctgacgtgtgtgccaaatttcaatagctttcgagcatgttaagggaccacAATGtgtgctaaaaaataaataaataaataaatagataaataaataaataataataagaagaagcccgagcaaaaacaatagggcttcgcaccatcagtgctcgggccctaaaaaaaaaaaaataataaatccgagcaaaaacaatagggcttcgcaccatcggtgctcgggccctaacaAGAGCACATTTAAAGTGTGGTAAAAAGAGCCCCATTTCTTTAGTATTTCTCCCTTGTAGCTCACAACCTATAAAGACGGATTTATAACAAGTGTTTTTGTATAAATTCTGGGTACATTTTATTAACATAGTTTTCTTTGCTTACACCAAgtatataacaaatatataacaaGGTATAAATCACAAATGAggtattacaaaaaaaaaccctgacatttattcttcatttacattatatttaccgcatttggcagacgcccttatccagagcgacgtacatgaatgcttaaatctctaacattgcaTACATGATTCTGGCTCACTACTTAAGAAACCATGagattaaaacattgttcaagttacgatgaaaaagtgtcaaaggtttttttttcttcacttagATAATACCTTATACTAATGTCATActtaaatacaaacaataaatacaatatacagaATAGACAGATCTCTCAGAGGTCTGCGCTTACTGAAGTGAACTTGTTGAGCATGACCTGTCCCTGTTGGAGCGTGACCTATCCCTGTTGGTTTATATTTGAAGCAAACATTAACTTTAATCAGAAACAATTGAAATGTGcatcttttatgtttttaaacatgTTCTGTTCATTATTTTGCCTACCTTAATGGTGGAGTAGATGAAGTCTCATGCTGCAGAGATTGATATGAGCCATATCCAGAGctcatatcatcatcatccactgTTGAATAAGACAAAGTTTCATAAATAAGTGTTACAAAACCAGtagaattatatttattttaattattaaatagatttatttaattttagagTATTTTAGccattatacattattttaaaatacatcttAGGGGATGCCCCCTGTCCTGCAGAGCCATTTCAGTGTTTAGCATTCTAACTTATTTTACATATTCtacatataaaacacaaatctgTAGCCCTTCAGGACCCAGGGTTGATGCAAATGTCACAGCCAGAAATTCAGTCTTCTGAAACTCATgactttaactgtaaaaaaagtCTATAAAGAACAcactttaattattaatttggTTAGAACACAATCAACACTATTAATACAAACGTACTGTAATGTTGAGGCAAGTTCATGCTGCCGTGTTCCTTTCTGATGTGTAACATACTTTGTGAGGTTTGATTGCTGACAATGGAAGATTGCTTCTCAAATTTCTCACAGATTTCTTTGTCTAACTGAAAAGGACAGCTTTTGTTATTTGCCACTACTTGTTCAATCTTTCTCATCAGTTCAGGGACTTGTACAGCTGCTTTCTTTCCTTTAGTGTCCATAACATGGTATCTGTTCCCACATTTATCTACAAGCCACTGCAGTGCATCCCCTTCACTCTCAATGTGCAGTTCTATGTCTATGTCTTCTATCCAGGCCCCAGTAGTGAACAGCACTATGGTGTGATTCCAGACGCAGTCACCAAGAAGTTGCAGATATTCTTCAGTAATGAGTTTGTTCACCTCTTTGAAGGAAAAAGCTGCTCgtacaaacaaaaggaaaacaacCGGTGCACCTTTGGAACAATGTGTGTGAACACTCTGCACTATCTGCCAGTCGAGCTCAGGTGTTTCCTCCATATCATGGACCCAGTCCCAGCCTGGAGTGTCTACTACAGCTACCTGTCTTCCTGCTACTTGTCCATGTTGCTGCTCACTCTGAAAAGTCTTTTGTCTGGAAAAAAGGTTTTTGCCTAACAATGTTTCCAGTTGTGGTCTTTCCAGCTTTTCTATAACCAATTAATACAATGTTGACCTCAGGATCACGAGGCGAGGCTCCTGTAAGCAAATAGAAATATTCAGATATGATTTTTCAATGCATTTAGAGAACACAAAGATATGATTTAATGAAGCTAAAAAGTGATCCtgattaataacaaaataatcatgCTCTGGAAAGTAgtgtatagttatatttaaCATTGTGGAATAAGTGTCATTCTATCCTATTGTACTATATGATATATAAACAGCCAGCCATTCACCAAAGTGGATGACTTGGGTATGTagaatattacatatttattatcattttccTTTAAAACTGTTGGTAAATCAGACTTATAAATCACTCATTCTGTCTGTAAGATTTAAGgaaattatactgtatgtacatttttaaaaattgctcTTACTTTTAGAAGCAACTTGGAGCTGCTTCGGagtttgtggtgtgtgagaataaaaagcttttttttctacacagtGTAATCATAACACTTACCAAACAATAGGATTATGACCAGAACCTCTTGTTTCCAGCTAGAGCTTGTGTGGTAGAGTACAGTTATCTGATCCTGATTGCTGTATAAGGTTTGATCATCAATGCTACAGAGTACCTGCACAGTACTCATTCTCTGGAGTCAGTAAACAACGCAGTGCCAACAGCTCGTGCTACAGTATCTAGCTAAAGTTATCTATCCAGCTAAAAACATCTGTAATATCACTTCACTGACAGTACAACTGTACACTGCAgctttaatgtaaaaataaatagccAACTGTTAGCTTATGTCAATGTCCAtatcatttctttattaaaaatgttgatTCCATTCTGCTCTTTATTTTCATAGGAAGCACAAGCCACAGTTCTGAGATCAGAATTTTGCTAACAGGCTGTCAGTTTTATGGAAAAAGCTCAACAGGAAACACAATCCTGGCACAGGAAGCATTTGTGGCATTTCCAAATAAGAGGATGTCAAAGTGTGTAAAAAGTGAAGGCGACGTTCAAGGAAGGCACGTTACTGTAGTAGATACTCCAGGACAATGGAGAATTCACCCAGTCAAGTACACTACTGAGCTTCGCAAGCAGGACCTGGTGCTTAGCGTAACTCAGTGTCCACCAGGACCCCACATTTTGCTTGTGCTTGTCCGTTTAGACATTTCATTCTCTGAAAGGAACAAGAAGACAATTGAGGGTCACTTCCAGCTTTTTGGTGAGAATGTTTGGAGACACACCATGGTACTGTTCACATGTGGGGACTTTCTGGGAGAAACAACAATTGAGCAGTTTATTGAAAGTCAAGGGACAGCTCTGCAGTGGCTAGTGCAGAAATGTAACAACATGTACCACGtgttcaacaacaacaataaggaTGATCGCTCTCAGGTTTCTGAGCTGCTTGAAAAGATTGATGAGGTTGTTGCTAGTAACAGTGGTGGCCATTTTGAAATGGACCAGAAGATTTTGCAGGAGGTCCAAATGAAGAGGAAGATGGCAGAAGGCAAAGCTAAAGAGAGGAGACTGATGGCAGAAGACAGAGCTAAAGAGAGAAGACTGATGGAAGAAGACAAAGCT is a genomic window of Tachysurus fulvidraco isolate hzauxx_2018 chromosome 8, HZAU_PFXX_2.0, whole genome shotgun sequence containing:
- the LOC125138398 gene encoding uncharacterized protein LOC125138398; its protein translation is MEETPELDWQIVQSVHTHCSKGAPVVFLLFVRAAFSFKEVNKLITEEYLQLLGDCVWNHTIVLFTTGAWIEDIDIELHIESEGDALQWLVDKCGNRYHVMDTKGKKAAVQVPELMRKIEQVVANNKSCPFQLDKEICEKFEKQSSIVSNQTSQSMLHIRKEHGSMNLPQHYMDDDDMSSGYGSYQSLQHETSSTPPLRDRSRSNRDRSCSTSSLQ